The Streptomyces rubrogriseus genomic sequence CGATCGCGAACGCGCCGAAGGTGACGACGAGGACCACGGGCACGGCGAACAGCGCCCGCCGCCCCACCAGCCGTGCCATCGCGCCCCAGGGCGGCCGTCGGGCCGATCGGCTCACTTCTTCGGCCGCCAGTTCTCGATGTTCCACCAGGGCCCGCTGGCGAAGCCGTGCTCGTGCGGCTCCAGTTGGGTGGTCAGCCCGTCCCAGCGGTCGGCGAGGACGTAGAGGTGGTCGATGTGGGTGAGGAAGGTGTATCCCGGGTCCGCCACGAGCGCCTTCTGGATCTCCCCGTAGGCGGCGGCGCGCACCTTCGGGTCCTGGCTGCGGCGCCCGGCGTCGAGCGCCTCGTCCACGGCCGGGTTGGCGTAGTGGGCCATGTTGTTGAAGCCGTCACCGGCGAGGGTGGAGTGCAGCAGGGTGTAGAGGCCGAAGTCGGGGTCGCCGACGCTGCCCAGGCCCGCGAGGACCGCGTCGGTCTTCATCCGCGGCTCGATGACCTCCCAGGTGGCGCCCTCGACCTTCACCTCGATGCCGGCCTTCTTGGCGTCGGAGGCGTAGGCGAGCGCGTGGTCCTGGCGGACCTTGTCGCCGGAGGGGTAGTAGAGCGTGAAGGAGGCGCGCTGTCCGTCCTTGGCGCGGATGCCGCCGGAGCCGGGCTTCCACCCGGCCTCGTCGAGGATGCGCCCCGCCCCGGCGAGGTCGCGCGGGCGCTCGATGCCGCGCTCGTACCAGGGGTCGTCGACGGGCAGCGGTCCGTACGCCGGCCGGCCCGCGCCGTCGAGGATCTTGTCGACCATGGCCTGCCGGTCCACGGCGGCGTCCAGGGCCCGGCGGATCGCGCGGTCGCCGGTGACCTGGCCGGCGCTGGGCAGGGTGACCGCACGGAAGTCGTAGGACCTGGCCCGGTAGGTGCGTCTGCCGTCGTCCTTCTCGAAGGTGGCGGCGAGGTTGGGCGGCAGGACGGCGCCGTCGAGGTCGCCGGAGCGCAGCCGGGTGGCGCGTACGTTGTCGTCGGCTATGACGGCCATGGTGAACGACTTCACCGCGGGCTTGTCGCCCCAGTAGTGCGGGTTGGCCCGGAAGCCGAGCTTCTCGCCCTTGCTCCAGTTGGTGAGCACGTACGGTCCGGTGCCGACCGGTTCGGTGTTGAAGTCGCCGGTGTTGGGGTCCTGCTTCCCGGCGACGTGCTCGGGGACGATGGGCAGGACGGTGCGGGCGGCGAAGGGCGCGTAGGGGTACTTGAGGGTGAAGACGACGGTGTCGTCCCCGCTCGCGCGGACGTCCTCGACGGCGTCTAGTTCGCTGCGGGCGGTGTTGTTGGTCTTCTCGTCGAGGACGGTGCGGTACGTGTAGACGACGTCCCCTGCCGTCAGCGGTTCGCCGTCGCTGAACTTCACGCCCTCGCGCAGGGTGTAGGTGTACGTGCGGCCGTCGTCGGTGACCTTCGGCAGCGCGGCGGCGAGGGCGGGCTTCAGCTCCAGGTCGCTGTCGCGGGCGAGCAGCCCGTCGAAGATCTTGGAGTTTCCGTCCTTGCCGTAGCCGAGCAGCGGGCTGAGCGTGTCCGGTTCCGAGGCCACGCCTATGACGACGGATTCGGCCGCCTCGGCGCCGCCGTCCCCTCCCCCGCGCGAGGGCGCGGAGCAGGCGGTCGCACCGGCGGCGAACGCCACCGCGGCGGCGGCACTGCGTATCGGAAGTCTCCGATCGGTCCGACGGGTCCAACGGGTCCGACGGGCTGTCATGTCTCCCCCACGCTTGTTGTCGATGCGCAGCTATTGCACATCACTCGCAATAAAGCGTCAAGCCAGGTGGGGGGTGGGAGGGCATGCCTCGACGGCGTGCGGCCGGTCGGCCCGCGTGCGGAGGCGGCCCGCACGCGGAGGCGGCCCGCGTGCGGAGGCGGCCCGCCGAACAGTGCGGCGGTCAGCCCGCCAGCGCCGCGAACGCCTGGTACGCCGGGGCGTCGAAGAGGACGAAGCGCACCTCGGCGACCGATGTCCGGGTGGCCCGCACGGTCTCCACGGCGATGCGGGCCGCGTCGTCCATCGGCCAGCGGTAGACGCCGGTGGAGATGGCGGGGAAGGCCACCGTGCGGGCGCCCAACTCGTCGGCGGTGCCCAGGGATTCGCGGTAGCAGGAGGCGAGGAGGCCGGAGCGGTCCTCGGTGGCCGACCAGACCGGACCGACCGTGTGGATCACCCAGCGCGCGTCCAGGTCCCCCGCGGTGGTGGCGACCGCACGGCCCGTGGGCAGGCCCTTGCCGAGGTGGCCCGCGCGAAGCCTGCGGCAGTCCGCCAGGATCGCGGGGCCGCCGCGCCGGTGGATGGCGCCGTCGACGCCGCCTCCACCGAGGAGCGAGGAGTTGGCGGCGTTGACGATCGCGTCGGCGCTCTGGCGGGTGATGTCGCCCTGAACGAGGATGATGTCGGTCATGTCTGCCTCAGCCTGCGCCAGACCGCCTTCGCCGCGTTGTGGCCCGACATGCCGTGGACGCCGGGGCCGGGCGGGGTGGCCGACGAGCAGATGAACACGGCCGGGTGCGGGGTCGAGTACGGGAACAGGGAGATCTTGGGGCGCAGCAGCAGTTGGAGGCCGGAGACCGCGCCGGAGGAGATGTCGCCGCCGACGTAGTTGGCGTTGCGGGCGGCGAGTTCGGCCGGTCCGGCGGTGGCGCGGGCGAGGACGCGGTCGCGGAAGCCGGGGGCGAAGCGCTCCAGTTGGCGTTCCATGGCGTCGGTGAGGTCGCCGTCCCAGCCGTTGGGGACGTGGCCGTAGGCCCAGAAAACGTGCTTGCCGGCCGGGGCGCGGGTGGGGTCGGCGACGCTGGGCTGCACGGTGATCAGGAACGGCCGCTCGGGTGCGCGGTCCGTGCCGGAGGCGGCGTGCAGGGCTGCGCCGATCTCCGTGCTGTCGGCGCCGATCTGCACGGTGCCCGCGCTGCGCGGCTCCTCGGCCGTCCACGGGACGGGCCCGTCCAGCGCGTAGTCGATCTTGAAGACGCTGGGTCCGTAGCGGTAGTTCGCGTAGTGGCTGCCGAGGCCGGCGATGCGGGCCAGGGCCGTGGGCGAGGTGTCGAAGACGTACGCGCGCGCGGGCGGCAGGTCGTCGAGGCGTTTGACCTCGTAGTCGGTGTGGACGGCGCCGCCTAGGTCCTCGAGGTACGCGGTGAGGGCGTCGGAGATGGACTGGGAGCCGCCGCGGGCGACGGGCCAGCCGCGGGCGTGCGCGGCCAGGGCGAAGACCAGGCCTATGGCGCCGGTGGCGAAGCCGCCGAGCGGGGCCATGACGTGCGCGACGAGCCCGGCGAAGAGGGTCTTGGCCTTCTCGTCGCGGAAACGGCGCATCAGCCAGGTCGACGGGGGCAGACCGACCAGGCCGAACCGGGCCAGGGTGACCGGGTCGCGGGGCAGCGCCGTCAGCGGCAGGGACATGAAGTCCCGGGCCAGCGTGTCCCACCTGGGCAGGAAGCGCTCGACCAGCCTGCGGTACGGGCCGGCGTCGCGCGCTCCGAAGGAGGCGGCGGTCTCGCCGACCGAGCGGGACAGCACGGCGGCCGAGCCGTCGGGGAACGGGTGCGCCATGGGCAGCCCGGGGTGCAGCCACTGAAGGCCGTACCGCTCCAGGGGGAGGTCGCGGAAGGCGGGCGAGTTGATACCGAGCGGGTGCGCGGCCGAGCACGGGTCGTGCCGGAAGCCGGGCAGGGTCAGCTCCTCCGTGCGCGCGCCGCCGCCCACGGTGCCCTGCGCCTCGAACACGGCGACCGAGAAGCCGCGGCGGGCCAGTTCCACGGCGGCGGTCAGTCCGTTCGGCCCCGCACCCACTACGACCGCATCGAGCATCGACGGCACCTTCGGACCCCTTCGTCAGCCGATGGCCACTGGGGATCAGGATATGCCCGGGGTCCGACGGCGCACGGTCTCGGGTGGGCGGGACCGCGCGCCGGGGTTCAGGCCGCCGCGGCGCGGAACGTGCTGGGACTCTGGCCCCGGTGGCGTTTGAAGGCGGCGCTGAAGCCGAAGGCGTCGGCATAGCCGACGGTCCTGGCGATCCGGGCGATGCTCAGGTCGGTGTCGGTCAGCAGTGCCTCGGCGTCGGCCATCCGGCATTCGGTGAGGTAGGCGAGGGGCGGGCGGCCCATCAGCTCGGTGAAGCGTTTGGCGAACAGCGCCCGGGAGACGCCCGCCCGGCCCGCGAGCGACGCCACCGTCCAGGACTCGGCGGGCCGGCCGTGGAAGGCGTGCAGGGCGGGGCCGAGAACCGGATCGGCCAGGCCGCGGTACCAGCTGGGCGCGTCGGCGCCGGCCTGGTCGAACCAGTTGCGCAGCGTGCAGACCAGGGCCCAGTCGAGGAGCCGGTCCATCAGGGCCTGGGAACCGGCCGAGAGCCGGGCGGCGTCGGCCGCGGCCGTCTCCAGCCAGGCACAGACCTCGACGTCCTCGTTGACGACCAGGACGGACGGCAGGGTGCGCAGGAGCCGTTCGTGGCGGTGGCCCGAGGCGCGGTAGGCGCCCACGATCAGCGCCGTCGCCCCGTCCGGATCGGTTCCCCAGCGGATGCCGCCGAGGTCCTGGGCGGTGCACTCGGGGTCCGCGGTGAAGCACGCGATCTCGTACTCGGTGTGCGGGCGGTCGACCGTGGCGGGCCGGTCGGCGAGGAGGAACGGCGCCGGGCCGCGCACGAGGGCGGTGTCGCCCACGCCGACCGCCCGTCGGGTGCCGTCGGGCAGCAGCAGGGTGCCGCCGCCGCGCAGCACGCTGACCATGGTGAGCGGCGCCCCGTCGGTGAAGCGGATGGTCCAGGGCGCCGTCAGGACGGCGTGGCTGACGACCGAGCCCTCGGCCCGGATGCCGCTCAGCAGTGAACTCAGGGGATCCACGCCGGTCATCGTAGACGATCTCCTATGTCTCCGAGGGTTTCTCCCATGGATCATCCATGCGGCCGGGACTGTACTGGACTCGTCGCACTGACCGAGACCAGCCGGGAGACCCCGTGACGGAGCACAGCAGCAGCAACGGCAGGACCGCCCTCGTGGTCGTCGCGCACCACCGCGCCGACTCCCTCACCGCGCACACCGCCCGTCGTACCGCCGACCGGCTCGAGGCCGCCGGATACCGCGTCGACCTGCTCGACCTGCACGCCGAGGGTTTCGACCCGCGGATGACCACGGCGGACCAGCCGGACTGGGGGGACCGGGAGAAGCAGTACTCGGACGAGGCACGGGCACACATGCGGCGGGTGCTCGACGCCGACGTGGTCGTCGCCGTCTTCCCGGTGTACTGGCAGAGCGTGCCCGCCCTCCTCAAGGGATGGATCGACCGGGTGTGGAACTACGGCTTCGCCTACGGCCGCAGCAAGCCGCGTCTGGCGGGCAAGCGCATGCTCTGGCTGGGCCTGGCCGGCGCCACCGCCGACGATCCGATCAGCGAGGCGATGCACGCCCTCCTGGAGACCAACCTCAGCGAGGGCATCGCCTACTACTGCGGCTTCTCCCATTCGGCCGTCGGTCTGCTCACCGACGCCGAGGAGCGCCCGCAGCGGGTCGACGCCGAGGGCAGTCTGCTGGTCGGCGACGCGGTCGCGGGCGCCGAGCGGGAGGCGCAGTACGCCGACTTCGACCGTCGTGCGCGGGAGGCGGTGGAGAAGTTCCTCGCCGCGGAGGGGGTGGCGGTCTGACGGCGGGAGACCCGCGCGGTGCGACCGGCGCGACCGGCGCGGGCGGCCCGGTCGTCACAGGTCGAGCTGGTACTCCAGGGCGCGGTGTGTCGGGACGTAGCCGAGCGCGTCGTTGATGCGGCGCATGTGCGTGTTGCTGTCGGCCGTGTCGGTGACCAGACCGGCGAGACCGGGGTGCTGGGCGCGGGCGAGGCGGATCGACTCGGCCTTCATCCAGCGGCCGAGGCCGTGGCCGCGGTGCTCGGGCAGCACACCGGTGCCGTAGTGCAGCCCGTCGCCCCTGCCGTCGCCGGGCACGACGAACTCCGAGAAGCCGGCGACCGAGCCGTCCGACTCGTCGACGACGGCCACCGTGGTGAGCTGCTCCCCGCGGTCGGCGACGGCCCGGGCGGCTGCCAGGACCCGCTCGACGTCCCAGACCACGACGCCGTAGTCGGTGTCGTCCATCGGCATGTCGTCCATCGCGCGGCGCGAGTCGGCGAAGGTCCAGGCCAGGTCGTCCGGGACGGTGCCGCGCCAGGACACCAACCGGTAGCCGGGGTGCGGCCGCTCGGCGATCGCGTCGGTCTCCTCCGCCCGGCCGCCGCCCGTGCCGCTCAGGTCGAGCCGGGCGTACGTCAGGGCCAGCACCTTGCGGAAGCCGCGCGCGGCGAGGAAGTGGTCGCCGGGCGTGTCCGCGTCGGCCTGCGCGACGACCGACCGCCGGCCGGCCGCCCGCGCGGCGGCCACCGCCTCGTCGAGGAGCCGCGACCCGACGCCTCTGCGCCGCTCCGCCGCGTGCACGTTCAGCGTCAGCTCCGCCAGGTGGTCCTGCCCTTCCCGGGTGAACACCCGCAGGAACGCGTGCCCGAGCGGGCCGCCGTCGTCCCCGCAGGCCAGCCAGGCCAGGCGATGGGCGGACGGGGTGCGGGCGGGATCGGTGAGAGCGGTGACGTGCAGGGACAAGGTGACTCCGGTCGGTCGGCGACGGCTGCTCCGACCGACAGTCGACCACGCGACGGGCCGCCGGGGCACCGGATTTCCCGGGCGGCGGCCGACGCTCCCCCGGGGATCAGGCCTCGCCCGACAGCAGGGCCACCACCTGCCGCGCCGTGGCCGCGTCGCGGGCGGCGGTGAACGGCAGTTCGTTGCCCCCGGTGATGCGGAACGGCTCGCCCGTGCGGGTCAGGTGGGTGCCGCCCGCCTCCTCGACCAGGAGGAGACCGGCCGCGTGGTCCCACGCCGCTTCCCAGGAGAAGGCGGTGGCGTCGGACTCGCCGCGGGCGACGGCCAGGTACTCCAGGCCGGCCGAGCCGCAGGGGCGGGGGGCCACCCCCGGGGTGCGCAGGGCATGCAGGTCGCGCTTCTGCTCGTCCGTCGTGTAGTCCGGGTGGGAGGTGGCCACCCGCAGGTCCCGGCCGGGCTCGGGCGGCCCCGCGTACAGCCGCTCGCCGTCCAGGAAGGCGCCCCCTCCGCGTACGGCCGCGGCGAGCCGGTCACCGGCCGGGGCGTAGGTCCAGGAGGCCTGCACGACGCCGCGGTGGGCGAGCGCCACCAGCGTGCAGAAGCCCTCCTCGCCGCGCACGAACTGCCGGGTCCCGTCGACCGGGTCGACGATCCACACCGGGGCCTCGCCGCGTATCGCCCCGTACGAAGCCGGGTTCGCGTGCACCGCCTCCTCGCCGACCACCACCGAGCCGGGCAGCAGGCGGGGCAGCACCTCCGTGAGGTACAGCTCCGCCTTGCGGTCGGCGTCCGTCACCAGGTCGTGCGGGCCCGCCTTCTGGTCGACCTCGTGTGCCGCGAGCCGGCGCCAGCGCGGCATGATCTCCTGCGCGGCCGCCTTGCGGACGGCCTCCTCCACGTCGCCGGTGTGCCGGGCGAGAAACTCGTCGATGGTTTCGTTGTTCTCGATCATGGCTCCATGAGAGCACGCGCCACTGACAACCCCCACCCGGGTGGTGTACTCCGGGTGGAATCGGTACGAACATCAGGTGTACGCGCGCGCCTGCCGGTCAGCGGCCCACCGCGTACCCCTGCATGCCGCGCGGGTTCGCCGCCGCCGACAGCACGCCCGTCTCCGGGTCCCGGGCGACGGCGCACAGCCGACCCTCCGACCACGCCTCCCCCACCGTCACGTCGTGCCCGCGGCGCCGCAGCTCCTCGACGACCTCCGCCGGCATGCGGGACTCCACGGTGACCGAGCCCGCCCGCATGCCGCGTGGGAAGAAGGAACCGGGGAAGCTGTCGTTGTGCCAGTTCGGGGCGTCGATCGCGCCCTGGAGGTCGAGACCGCCCCGCACCCGCGCGCGCAGCGCGACCGCCAGGAAGAAGTGCGTCTGCCACTGGTCCTGCTGGTCGCCGCCCGGGGTGCCGAAGGCCATGACCGGCACCCCGTCGCGCAGGGCGACAGAGGGCGTGAGCGTGGTGCGCGGGCGACGGCCCGGCGTGAGCGAGTTGGGCAGGCCCTCCTCCAGCCAGGTCATCTGGAGCCGGGTGCCGAGCGGGAAGCCCAGTTCGGGCACGACGGGGTTGGACTGGAGCCAGCCGCCGCTGGGCGTGGCCGAGACCATGTTGCCCCAGCGGTCCACGATGTCGAGGTGGCAGGTGTCGCCGCGGGTGCTCCCGTCGGCCGCGACGTCCGGCTCCCCCGGCACCGGGGACGCCGGGCCCTTGGCGACCGTCGGTTCACCGACCCCGAGGGCGTCGAGGCCCTCCCCCTCCACGGCGGCGACGAGCGCGTGGGCGGCGAGCCGCGGGACGCGCCCGCCCGGGGCGCCGGGGCGCAGTTCGAAGGAGGCCTTGTCGCCGACGAGCCGCCGCCGCGCCGCGTTGTACCCGGGCGACAGCAGCTCATCGAGCGGTACGCGGTCCGCGCCGTCGGCGTCGCCGTACCAGGCCTCCCGGTCGGCCATGGCGAGCTTGCAGCCCTCGACCAGCAGGTGGACGTAGTCGGCACCGCCGTGGGCGGGCAGCTCGGGCGGGAGCAGCGCCAACTGCTGGAGCAGGACCGGCCCCTGGCTCCACGGTCCGGCCTTGCACAGGGTCCAGCCGTTCCAGTCGTACGTCGCCGGGGCCTCGTAGTGCGCCGACCATTCGGCGAGGTCGGCGGCGGTGAGGGTGCCGGTGTGGCGTTCGCCGCTGGTGTCCAGGGTGGGCCGCCCGGCCTGCCGTACGAGGGCCTCGGCGACGAACCCGGAGCGCCAGATCTCCCGCGCGGCGTCGATCTCCGCCTCCCGGTCCGCCGCGCCGGCGGCCTCCGCGAGCAGCCGCTTCCAGGTGGCGGCCAGGGCCGGGTTGCGCAGCAGCTCGCCGGGGCGGGGCGGACGGCCGTCCGGCAGGTAGACCTCGGCGGAGGAGGTCCACTCCGTCTCGAACAGCTCCCGGACGGTCTCGACTGTCTCGGCGACGCGCTCCACGGGTGCGTGCCCGTGCTCGGCGTAGCCGACGGCGTACTTCAGCACGTCGGCCAGCGACTTGGTGCCGTGGTCGCGCAGCAGGAGCAGCCAGGCGTCGAAGGCCCCGGGCACGGCGGCGGCGAGCGGCCCGGTGCCGGGGACGAGGTCGAGTCCGAGCCCCTTGTAGTGCGCCACCGTGGCGCCCGCCGGGGCCACACCCTGTCCGCACAGCACCCGCACCTCGCCCCCCGCCGGCGCGAGCAGGATCGGCACCTCCCCGGCGGGCCCGTTGAGGTGCGGTTCGACGACGTGCAGCACGAAGGCCCCGGCGACGGCCGCGTCGTAGGCGTTGCCCCCGTCCTCCAGCACCGCCATGGCCGACTGGGAGGCCAGCCAGTGGGTCGAGGACACCATGCCGAAGGTGCCACGCAGAGTGGGACGAGTCGTGAATTGCATACCTGACCTCGGTGTTGGGCACGTCGACGGGCCTGTGCTCCACGTCGGCCGGTGCCGTACGCGAAGTGGACGCCTGCCATCCTCCCTGTCCGGTCCGAAGGCCCGGAAGAGGGCTTGAGCACTTCGACGGGACCCGACCGGACTTCACAGGCCGGTCACGCCGACCGCCCCCGGTCCGCGAAGACCCAGCGGTTGCCCGCCAGGGCGTCGTTCTCCTCGGGCAGCGGGCCGCGTCCGTGCTGGTGGGTGAAGTCGAAGGGAGTGTGGACCGACGCGGTCCAGCCCCGGTCCCCCAGACGAGCCGCGGAGTCGGGCCGCGGCTCCCGGCTGAACAGGTCGAGCAGGTCGATGCCGAGCTGCCGGCGCGTCGACACGTACAGCGGGCTGTCGCGGTACGCCATCAGGTCCTTCTCGAGCTTGACCTCGTACGCCAGGGTGCTGCCCGGCGCGCTCAGCCGGTCGACCGTGTCGATGAGCGCGGTCTCGGCCGCGTGCGGCAGGTAGAACAGCAGCCCCTCGACCAGCCACGCGGTGGGGGCCGTGACGTCGAAGCCCGTCGCCGTCAGCGCACCGGCCCAGTCGGCGCGCAGGTCGGTCCCGATCGGCACCCGCCGCGCCCGGGGTTCGGCCGACAGGGTGTCGAGGACCCGGTGTTTGAACGCGAGGACTCCGTCCCTGTCGATCTCGAAGACCACGCAGTCGGGGGGCCAGTCGAGGCGGAAGGCCCGCGCGTCCAGCCCGGCTCCCAGCAGCACCACCTGGCGGATGCCGGCGGACCGGACCGAGCGGAGCAGGAAGTCGTCGAGAACCCGGGTCCGCAGACCGAAGTAGCGGGCGAAGCGTCCCCAGAGCGGGCTCGTGTCCCCGCCCGGGGCCTGGTCCAGGCGGACCGGCCAGTGGGCCGACGCCCGAGCGCCCAGAACGAAGTGCTCCGCGTAGATGTCCTGGGCGAGGGCGTCATGGCGGTGGGTCTCGATCGCCCGCGCCGCGGCGACCAGGAGGGCGGTCAGCCCCACTCCTCCCTCCACGCCGTCCGTACGAGTGCCCAGCGGTGCCGTGTCTGCCATGCGTTCTCCCCTGGTGGGTCGGTGTGGGACCGGCGTACGTCGGAGCCGGCGGCCCGGGCGGGCTGCGGCGAGCGGCGTGCTCAGGGCCGGCGGCCGTCCGGGATCAGGACGGGTTTGACGACGCGGCCGGTCTCGCAGTCGCGTTCGGCCTCGTTGATGTCGGCGAGCGGATAGGTGCGGATCAGCTGGTCGAAGGGAAACCGTCCGGCCTGCCACAGCTCGGTGAGGCGCGGGACCAGCAGCCCGGGGACGGCGTCGCCCTCACAGATGTGGAAGATCGCGCGCCCGCGGTCCAGTGTCCCCGCCTCGATCGGCAGGGTGCCGCGGAGCCGTGCCACGAGGCCGAGACGGCCGGTCGGACGCAGCGATCGGAGCGCCTCGTTGATCAGCCCGGCGGACCCCGTGGTGTCCAGCGCGTACGTCGTTCCCCCGCCGGTCAGCCGCAGAATGCGGTCGGACAGGCCGGTCGGCGTGGTGGGGACCGGCAGGGCGTGGAGCCGCTCGGCGAGGGCCAGCCGCCCGGGATGCCGGTCCACGGCGACGGTCACCGCGCCGGCGGCGTGTGCCGCCATCACGGCGGCCAGGCCCACCGCGCCCGCGCCGAAGACGGCGAGGGTGTCGCCCGGGCCGACGCCGAAGGAGTTGAGGACCGCACCGGCGCCGGTGAGGAAGCCGCAACCGAGCGGTCCGAGCAGTTCCAGGGGCAGTGCGGGATCGACCCGTACCGCGTTGCGGGCCGGGACCAGCGCGTACTCGGCGAACGAGGACTGGCCGAACCAGCGGGGCGCCAGGGCGGTCCCGGTGGTGTCGGTGAAGCGTGCGGCGTGCTCCCGGCGCCCGCCGAACAGGTTCAGCGCGGCGAAGGAGTCGCAGTAGGCGGGGGCCGCGCCCATGCAGTTCCGGCAGTGCCCGCAGGAGTCGAAGCTCAGCACCACGTGGTCGCCCGCGCTCAGGCCGGTGCCCGTGCCGCCCGTCTCCACGACGACTCCGGACCCCTCGTGGCCCAGGACCGCCGGCAGGGGTGAGCGGCCGCCCGACTGCCGCACCGCGAGGTCGGTCCGGCACATCCCGCAACCGGCGATCCGGACCAGGATCTCCCCCTCGGCCGGCCCCTCCGCCAGCACGACCTCCTCGACGGTGAACGGGTTCTCGTACGCGCGCAGTACCGCCGCGCCGAACTTCATTCAGGCCTCCTCCGGGCGGTGCACGACGAACGGTCTGAGGTTTCCGTACAGCCCCCACGGCCCGCCCGCGACGCCGACACCGCTGTCCTTGGCACCCGCGAAGGGCTGGGCGAGGGAGAGTTCGGCATGGTGGTTGATCCAGGCCGTTCCGCACTCCAGGCGGTCGGCGACGGCCGCGGCCCGGTCGAGGTCGGTGCTCCACACCGAGCCGCCCAGTCCGAAGCCGGTGTCGTTGGCCGCCCGGACGGCTTCGTCGAGGCTGTCGTACGGCAGGACCGGCAGGACCGGGCCGAACTGTTCCTCGGTCACCACCGGGCTGTCGGCCGGCACGTCGGCCAGGATCGTCGGGGCGAAGAAGTACCCCGGCCGGTCCAGGCGGTGTCCACCGGCCGCGGCCCGGCCGCCGTCCGCCAGGGCCCGGGTCGTGCGCTGCTCGACGCGGGCGAGTTGCGGGGCGTTGCTGACCGGCCCGATGCGTGACGCCGGATCGAGCCCCGGTCCGACCACGGTCGTGCTCGCCCGGTGGGCGAGGGCCTCCACC encodes the following:
- a CDS encoding ABC transporter substrate-binding protein encodes the protein MTARRTRWTRRTDRRLPIRSAAAAVAFAAGATACSAPSRGGGDGGAEAAESVVIGVASEPDTLSPLLGYGKDGNSKIFDGLLARDSDLELKPALAAALPKVTDDGRTYTYTLREGVKFSDGEPLTAGDVVYTYRTVLDEKTNNTARSELDAVEDVRASGDDTVVFTLKYPYAPFAARTVLPIVPEHVAGKQDPNTGDFNTEPVGTGPYVLTNWSKGEKLGFRANPHYWGDKPAVKSFTMAVIADDNVRATRLRSGDLDGAVLPPNLAATFEKDDGRRTYRARSYDFRAVTLPSAGQVTGDRAIRRALDAAVDRQAMVDKILDGAGRPAYGPLPVDDPWYERGIERPRDLAGAGRILDEAGWKPGSGGIRAKDGQRASFTLYYPSGDKVRQDHALAYASDAKKAGIEVKVEGATWEVIEPRMKTDAVLAGLGSVGDPDFGLYTLLHSTLAGDGFNNMAHYANPAVDEALDAGRRSQDPKVRAAAYGEIQKALVADPGYTFLTHIDHLYVLADRWDGLTTQLEPHEHGFASGPWWNIENWRPKK
- a CDS encoding O-acetyl-ADP-ribose deacetylase gives rise to the protein MTDIILVQGDITRQSADAIVNAANSSLLGGGGVDGAIHRRGGPAILADCRRLRAGHLGKGLPTGRAVATTAGDLDARWVIHTVGPVWSATEDRSGLLASCYRESLGTADELGARTVAFPAISTGVYRWPMDDAARIAVETVRATRTSVAEVRFVLFDAPAYQAFAALAG
- a CDS encoding phytoene desaturase family protein, with the translated sequence MLDAVVVGAGPNGLTAAVELARRGFSVAVFEAQGTVGGGARTEELTLPGFRHDPCSAAHPLGINSPAFRDLPLERYGLQWLHPGLPMAHPFPDGSAAVLSRSVGETAASFGARDAGPYRRLVERFLPRWDTLARDFMSLPLTALPRDPVTLARFGLVGLPPSTWLMRRFRDEKAKTLFAGLVAHVMAPLGGFATGAIGLVFALAAHARGWPVARGGSQSISDALTAYLEDLGGAVHTDYEVKRLDDLPPARAYVFDTSPTALARIAGLGSHYANYRYGPSVFKIDYALDGPVPWTAEEPRSAGTVQIGADSTEIGAALHAASGTDRAPERPFLITVQPSVADPTRAPAGKHVFWAYGHVPNGWDGDLTDAMERQLERFAPGFRDRVLARATAGPAELAARNANYVGGDISSGAVSGLQLLLRPKISLFPYSTPHPAVFICSSATPPGPGVHGMSGHNAAKAVWRRLRQT
- a CDS encoding AraC family transcriptional regulator, which codes for MDPLSSLLSGIRAEGSVVSHAVLTAPWTIRFTDGAPLTMVSVLRGGGTLLLPDGTRRAVGVGDTALVRGPAPFLLADRPATVDRPHTEYEIACFTADPECTAQDLGGIRWGTDPDGATALIVGAYRASGHRHERLLRTLPSVLVVNEDVEVCAWLETAAADAARLSAGSQALMDRLLDWALVCTLRNWFDQAGADAPSWYRGLADPVLGPALHAFHGRPAESWTVASLAGRAGVSRALFAKRFTELMGRPPLAYLTECRMADAEALLTDTDLSIARIARTVGYADAFGFSAAFKRHRGQSPSTFRAAAA
- a CDS encoding NAD(P)H oxidoreductase, encoding MTEHSSSNGRTALVVVAHHRADSLTAHTARRTADRLEAAGYRVDLLDLHAEGFDPRMTTADQPDWGDREKQYSDEARAHMRRVLDADVVVAVFPVYWQSVPALLKGWIDRVWNYGFAYGRSKPRLAGKRMLWLGLAGATADDPISEAMHALLETNLSEGIAYYCGFSHSAVGLLTDAEERPQRVDAEGSLLVGDAVAGAEREAQYADFDRRAREAVEKFLAAEGVAV
- a CDS encoding GNAT family N-acetyltransferase; translation: MSLHVTALTDPARTPSAHRLAWLACGDDGGPLGHAFLRVFTREGQDHLAELTLNVHAAERRRGVGSRLLDEAVAAARAAGRRSVVAQADADTPGDHFLAARGFRKVLALTYARLDLSGTGGGRAEETDAIAERPHPGYRLVSWRGTVPDDLAWTFADSRRAMDDMPMDDTDYGVVVWDVERVLAAARAVADRGEQLTTVAVVDESDGSVAGFSEFVVPGDGRGDGLHYGTGVLPEHRGHGLGRWMKAESIRLARAQHPGLAGLVTDTADSNTHMRRINDALGYVPTHRALEYQLDL
- a CDS encoding inositol monophosphatase family protein, whose product is MIENNETIDEFLARHTGDVEEAVRKAAAQEIMPRWRRLAAHEVDQKAGPHDLVTDADRKAELYLTEVLPRLLPGSVVVGEEAVHANPASYGAIRGEAPVWIVDPVDGTRQFVRGEEGFCTLVALAHRGVVQASWTYAPAGDRLAAAVRGGGAFLDGERLYAGPPEPGRDLRVATSHPDYTTDEQKRDLHALRTPGVAPRPCGSAGLEYLAVARGESDATAFSWEAAWDHAAGLLLVEEAGGTHLTRTGEPFRITGGNELPFTAARDAATARQVVALLSGEA
- a CDS encoding gamma-glutamyltransferase family protein; amino-acid sequence: MQFTTRPTLRGTFGMVSSTHWLASQSAMAVLEDGGNAYDAAVAGAFVLHVVEPHLNGPAGEVPILLAPAGGEVRVLCGQGVAPAGATVAHYKGLGLDLVPGTGPLAAAVPGAFDAWLLLLRDHGTKSLADVLKYAVGYAEHGHAPVERVAETVETVRELFETEWTSSAEVYLPDGRPPRPGELLRNPALAATWKRLLAEAAGAADREAEIDAAREIWRSGFVAEALVRQAGRPTLDTSGERHTGTLTAADLAEWSAHYEAPATYDWNGWTLCKAGPWSQGPVLLQQLALLPPELPAHGGADYVHLLVEGCKLAMADREAWYGDADGADRVPLDELLSPGYNAARRRLVGDKASFELRPGAPGGRVPRLAAHALVAAVEGEGLDALGVGEPTVAKGPASPVPGEPDVAADGSTRGDTCHLDIVDRWGNMVSATPSGGWLQSNPVVPELGFPLGTRLQMTWLEEGLPNSLTPGRRPRTTLTPSVALRDGVPVMAFGTPGGDQQDQWQTHFFLAVALRARVRGGLDLQGAIDAPNWHNDSFPGSFFPRGMRAGSVTVESRMPAEVVEELRRRGHDVTVGEAWSEGRLCAVARDPETGVLSAAANPRGMQGYAVGR
- a CDS encoding class I SAM-dependent methyltransferase, with translation MADTAPLGTRTDGVEGGVGLTALLVAAARAIETHRHDALAQDIYAEHFVLGARASAHWPVRLDQAPGGDTSPLWGRFARYFGLRTRVLDDFLLRSVRSAGIRQVVLLGAGLDARAFRLDWPPDCVVFEIDRDGVLAFKHRVLDTLSAEPRARRVPIGTDLRADWAGALTATGFDVTAPTAWLVEGLLFYLPHAAETALIDTVDRLSAPGSTLAYEVKLEKDLMAYRDSPLYVSTRRQLGIDLLDLFSREPRPDSAARLGDRGWTASVHTPFDFTHQHGRGPLPEENDALAGNRWVFADRGRSA